The Kluyveromyces lactis strain NRRL Y-1140 chromosome D complete sequence genome has a window encoding:
- the COX4 gene encoding cytochrome c oxidase subunit IV (highly similar to uniprot|P04037 Saccharomyces cerevisiae YGL187C COX4 Subunit IV of cytochrome c oxidase which is the terminal member of the mitochondrial inner membrane electron transport chain N-terminal 25 residues of precursor are cleaved during mitochondrial import) encodes MLSLRQSLSKLFGPASRAFATTKVAGDQQVVKTATKLAEVNGADTLIGPGAKDGEVPTELDQATGLARLELLGKLEGIEVFDTKPLDSSRIGTMENPIIVESYDDYRYVGATGSPAGSHNVMWLKPTDGQVARCWETGCVYKLKMVGVPQEGHH; translated from the coding sequence atgTTGTCTCTACGTCAATCCCTATCGAAGTTGTTCGGCCCAGCATCCAGAGCTTTTGCTACCACCAAGGTTGCAGGTGATCAACAAGTTGTTAAGACTGCTACCAAGTTGGCTGAAGTTAACGGTGCTGACACTTTGATTGGTCCTGGTGCCAAAGACGGTGAAGTTCCAACCGAATTGGACCAAGCCACTGGTTTAGCCAGATTGGAATTGTTGGGTAAATTGGAAGGTATCGAAGTTTTCGACACCAAGCCATTGGACTCTTCCAGAATCGGTACCATGGAAAACCCAATCATTGTTGAATCCTACGATGACTACCGTTATGTCGGTGCCACTGGTTCCCCAGCTGGTTCTCACAACGTCATGTGGTTGAAGCCAACCGACGGTCAAGTCGCCAGATGTTGGGAAACCGGTTGTGTATACAAGCTTAAGATGGTCGGTGTTCCTCAAGAAGGTCACCATTAA